In one window of Helianthus annuus cultivar XRQ/B chromosome 17, HanXRQr2.0-SUNRISE, whole genome shotgun sequence DNA:
- the LOC110924136 gene encoding sporozoite surface protein 2-like, which translates to MDPFNNPENPNTSNNPNTPNNPTQPNVFSVPGYYPTLEPNQFSQYSSNAFGSFQHSPNQFTQISQNQALQQMMMWGAWNFPPVQPQPIPTPPVQPQPIPTQSEPEDDVEIVPETQPPKGKGKRNKGKQVVGDQTSKPKATKWTPIEEEALAKAFIGTSDNPVKGNNQEGEGFWSKVLAKFLALMDQGPYRDLDSVSSKWRKLNSAINRFCEEYNKLYTSDRRSG; encoded by the exons ATGGATCCGTTCAACAACCCGGAGAACCCGAACACTTCGAACAACCCGAATACTCCCAACAATCCGACCCAACCAAATGTTTTTTCGGTTCCGGGATATTATCCAACGctagaaccgaaccaattctcCCAATATTCATCGAACGCGTTTGGTTCATTCCAACACTCGCCAAACCAATTCACTCAAATCTCCCAAAATCAAGCCCTTCAACAAATGATGATGTGGGGTGCTTGGAACTTCCCACCCGTTCAACCTCAACCGATCCCCACACCCCCCGTTCAACCTCAACCGATCCCGACCCAATCCGAACCCGAAGACGATGTGGAGATTGTGCCCGAAACCCAACCGCCTAAAGGGAAAGGAAAACGAAACAAAGGCAAACAAGTGGTGGGTGATCAAACGTCGAAACCGAAGGCGACTAAGTGGACCCCAATCGAAGAAGAAGCCTTAGCCAAGGCTTTCATTGGCACTTCCGACAACCCGGTAAAAG gTAATAACCAAGAGGGTGAGGGGTTTTGGTCCAAGGTATTGGCCAAGTTTCTCGCCTTGATGGACCAAGGCCCGTATAGAGATCTCGACTCGGTTTCCTCGAAGTGGCGAAAATTGAACTCGGCCATTAATCGGTTTTGCGAGGAGTATAACAAATTGTATACAAGTGACCGTCGTAGCGGGTGA